The following proteins are encoded in a genomic region of Peromyscus eremicus chromosome 14, PerEre_H2_v1, whole genome shotgun sequence:
- the Gpx2 gene encoding glutathione peroxidase 2 yields MASYIAKSFYDLSAISLDGEKIDFNTFRGRAVLIENVASLUGTTTRDFNQLNELQCRFPRRLVVLGFPCNQFGHQENCQNEEILNSLKYVRPGGGYQPTFSLTQKCDVNGQNEHPVFAYLKDKLPYPYDDPFSLMTDPKLIMWSPVRRSDVAWNFEKFLIGPEGEPFRRYSRTFQTINIEPDIKRLLKVAI; encoded by the exons ATGGCTTCTTACATCGCCAAGTCTTTCTATGATCTCAGTGCCATCAGCCTGGATGGGGAGAAGATAGACTTTAACACGTTCCGAGGCAGGGCAGTGCTGATTGAGAATGTCGCATCGCTCTGAGGAACAACCACCCGAGACTTCAACCAGCTCAATGAATTGCAATGTCGCTTCCCCAGGCGCCTGGTGGTTCTCGGCTTCCCTTGCAACCAATTTGGACATCAG GAGAACTGTCAGAACGAGGAGATCCTGAACAGCCTCAAGTATGTCCGCCCTGGGGGTGGGTACCAGCCCACCTTCAGTCTTACCCAGAAGTGTGATGTCAATGGGCAGAATGAGCATCCTGTCTTTGCCTACCTGAAAGACAAGCTACCCTACCCTTATGATGACCCGTTCTCCCTCATGACCGATCCCAAGCTCATCATGTGGAGTCCGGTGCGCCGCTCAGATGTGGCCTGGAACTTTGAGAAGTTcctcatagggccagaaggggAGCCATTCCGACGCTACAGCCGCACCTTCCAAACCATCAACATTGAGCCTGACATCAAACGTCTCCTCAAAGTTGCTATCTAG